Part of the Gracilimonas sp. genome is shown below.
TCCAGCACCATATTGGTGAGGTCACCGCCATCATCTAAAATCATATTCAATGGCTGGCCGTCCGGGAAAAAGATGGTTTGCTCAATACACCAGTCAAATTCCTCCTCGGTCATTCCTTTCCACGCATAAACCGGGATTCCGGCTTCGGCAATGGCTGCAGCTGCGTGATCCTGCGTGGAGTAGATGTTACAAGACGACCATGTTACTTCCGCGCCAAGCTCAATCAGTGTTTCAATCAGCACGGCGGTTTGGATGGTCATGTGAAGGCAACCGGCAATGCGGGCACCTTTCAGTGGCTGCTCATCTTTGTATTCTTCACGGATGGCCATGAGTCCGGGCATTTCCGCCTCGGCAAGTTCAATTTCCTGCCGGCCATATCGAGCCTGCGAAATATCTTTAACTTTATAGGCTAACTTTTCTTCTTCTTTAACTTGTGGCATGTTATTTATGATGTTTTGTTCTGTTCTATAATTTCTTTTGTGTCCTGATAGTCGCTGCCGCTTAATCCAAGTTCAGCTTTTATCAAATATCCCTGCGGGTCAACAAATACTTTAAAGGGGATACCCAGGGTAATGACTTCATCTCCAACATTGTTGACGTCCAGCACATATTTGAAATCATAATCATTGTTCTCTTTGAAATTCCGGACGTCCTCAAGGGTATCTGAATCGTTCAGGTTTACGGCAACTACAACAAAGTCGTCGGGGTATTCATTCTGAAGGGAATCCATTGCCGGAAAAACCTGCAGGCAGGGGCCGCACCAGGTTTCCCAAAAATCAATAAGTACTACTTTTCCTTTAAGGTCTGCTACTGTTACTTCGTTGCCTTCAAGATCCTGAAAGCTGGCATTCCAGATAGCTTCATCAATTTTTTGATTTGCTTCTGAAAGGTTGCGAGGATTTTTTCGGGTTGAATCGGTGCAGGATATAATCGTTAAAATTACAATAAGCAGAGCAGGTAAAAAGGTAGATTTCATATACGTGTTTTTGATTTTTGGCATCAACAATACAAGATACGATTTAGTTCTTTAAATATTGAACCGAAGCAGCACTTTGAAACGGGCACATATTATTAAGGCCAAAGATGAGTTATAGTAACATAGGCAATGGTTCTTAAACAGGTGAAGTCAGTAATGTGGTTAAAAGTTAAGTGAGTATGCCTAACCTATTTTTTCATTAAACAAAAAGTGAAATGGAGGTGCAATTAAATTTAATTATGTTATTTTAATTAATTCGGAAGTGAAGTCTAACATACTTCAAGTATTATTATTAATAAAATTAGCCAAAGGACATGATCTACAGGAAATCGCTTTTCGTTTCCTGAATGAGGTCATTAAATAAAACATAAATAAAAACCAGAACACTATGAGAAATAGCTACTATGTAAGATTTCTGGCTGTTCTTGCTGTCACATTTTTTTGTGCGCAGGTTGCAATAGCACAGTATACAGTATCCGGTACGGTAACAGATGCCTCAACCGGAGAAGCATTGGTCGGTGTTACTATTTTTGACGCCAACACCAATACAGGTACTTCAACCAATATTAATGGTCGGTATTCTCTTGAGTTACCAACAGGCGAAACCAGCTTACGGTTCTCATCTATTGGGTATGTAACCCAAAACCTTGATGTATCAGGATCCAATGGAGAGGAAGTAACGCTTGATGTTGAGATGCGTTCGGATGTTGCGAATCTTGAAGAATTGGTAGTAACAGGTTTAGCAAGTTCGATCAAAAGAGAGAACCTTGCTAATGCCATTACCAAGGTAGATGCTGCAGATTTAGTTGAACGAACACAACCTCAAACACTGGATGGAGCCTTTAAAGGGAAGATTCCGGGTGTATCCATTCGTTCACAAAGTGGTGCTCCGGGCGGTGGTATTAACGTACAGATGCGTGGAGTAAGTACACTGGGAGCCGGTTCTTCTCAGCCACTCTACATCATTGATGGTGTGTACGTGAACAACGATGCCATTTCTAACTCCCGATATCTGACGACAGGTGCCAACAGTACCCAGGAAGATAACTCAGCTAACCGCCTTTCTGATATTAACCCGGAAGACGTGGAAAGTATCGAGGTGCTTAAAGGGCCTTCTGCTGCGGCTATTTACGGCCAGCGGGCGAATGC
Proteins encoded:
- a CDS encoding TlpA disulfide reductase family protein; translation: MKSTFLPALLIVILTIISCTDSTRKNPRNLSEANQKIDEAIWNASFQDLEGNEVTVADLKGKVVLIDFWETWCGPCLQVFPAMDSLQNEYPDDFVVVAVNLNDSDTLEDVRNFKENNDYDFKYVLDVNNVGDEVITLGIPFKVFVDPQGYLIKAELGLSGSDYQDTKEIIEQNKTS